From the Caldisericota bacterium genome, one window contains:
- the tuf gene encoding elongation factor Tu translates to MAKEKFERTKPHVNIGTIGHIDHGKTTLTAAITKILSTLGTTEEKKFDDIDNAPEEKARGVTINVHHCEYETEKRHYAHIDCPGHADYIKNMITGAAQMDGAILVVAATDGPMPQTREHILLARQVNVPRIVVYINKTDMVDDPELIDLVEMETRELLTKYGFPGEEIPVVRGSALKALEAEGDVGRGKNEWTNSVWELIDAVDSYIPTPERPIDKPFLLPIEDVFTITGRGTVVTGRVERGLVKTGDPVEIVGLSNEKTKTVATSVEMFRKILDEGRAGENVGVLLRGIAHEDVKKGQVLSAPGFIHPYTKFTGRVYILSKEEGGRHKPFFTGYKPQFFLRTTDVTGSIKLPEGMQMAMPGDNVDIEVELIYPVALEETQRFAIREGGRTVGAGVITAVME, encoded by the coding sequence CCAAGCCGCATGTAAACATTGGTACCATTGGTCATATTGACCACGGCAAAACAACTCTCACTGCAGCTATTACCAAGATATTATCTACTCTTGGTACTACTGAAGAAAAGAAGTTTGATGACATTGACAATGCACCTGAAGAAAAAGCAAGAGGGGTTACAATTAATGTTCACCATTGTGAATACGAAACAGAAAAAAGACATTATGCACATATTGACTGTCCCGGGCATGCTGACTATATCAAAAACATGATTACAGGTGCAGCTCAAATGGACGGAGCAATTCTTGTCGTAGCAGCAACTGATGGACCTATGCCCCAGACAAGGGAGCATATCCTTCTCGCACGTCAGGTAAACGTACCCCGTATTGTTGTATACATCAATAAGACAGATATGGTAGATGATCCTGAACTGATAGACCTTGTAGAGATGGAAACAAGGGAACTTCTCACCAAATACGGCTTTCCGGGAGAAGAAATCCCAGTAGTGAGAGGTTCAGCTCTTAAAGCTCTTGAAGCAGAAGGTGATGTTGGAAGAGGTAAGAACGAGTGGACAAATTCGGTATGGGAGCTTATAGATGCAGTAGATTCATACATTCCAACACCTGAGAGACCTATTGACAAACCATTCCTTCTCCCCATTGAAGATGTATTTACTATTACAGGTAGAGGAACTGTTGTTACGGGAAGAGTTGAAAGAGGCCTTGTAAAAACAGGTGATCCCGTAGAGATTGTTGGCCTTTCAAACGAAAAAACAAAAACAGTTGCAACAAGTGTTGAAATGTTTAGAAAAATTCTTGATGAAGGCAGAGCCGGAGAGAATGTTGGTGTTCTTCTAAGAGGTATTGCTCATGAAGATGTAAAAAAAGGTCAGGTCCTTTCAGCACCTGGTTTTATTCATCCTTACACAAAATTTACAGGTAGAGTATATATTCTTTCCAAAGAGGAAGGTGGTAGGCATAAACCATTCTTTACTGGTTATAAGCCTCAGTTCTTCCTTCGTACCACTGACGTAACAGGTAGCATTAAACTTCCCGAAGGCATGCAGATGGCAATGCCTGGCGATAATGTAGACATAGAAGTTGAACTGATCTATCCTGTTGCACTTGAAGAAACCCAGAGGTTTGCTATCCGTGAAGGCGGTAGAACAGTAGGAGCAGGTGTTATTACTGCAGTGATGGAATAA